Proteins encoded within one genomic window of Pseudodesulfovibrio senegalensis:
- a CDS encoding tetratricopeptide repeat protein: MGAVRRVRGKEAVAEPVAATGDTVPLLDRANTHFAAKEFEQAVDAYREYLKREKQDMDVRVRLGRSLYALGKYTAARLEFKRVLKVRPKDSQACVYAGLCFARCARLEEAARVWEDFFDLKNVELLRELNIQKGLILSGDAGHHDAVAEAVEAVLDA; the protein is encoded by the coding sequence ATGGGTGCGGTGCGCCGTGTCCGTGGCAAGGAAGCCGTGGCCGAGCCTGTGGCGGCCACCGGCGATACCGTGCCGTTGCTGGATCGGGCCAACACCCATTTTGCGGCCAAGGAGTTCGAACAGGCCGTGGACGCCTACCGGGAATACCTGAAACGGGAAAAGCAGGACATGGACGTGCGCGTGCGGTTGGGCAGGAGCCTGTACGCACTGGGCAAGTACACGGCCGCACGGCTGGAATTCAAGCGGGTGCTCAAGGTCCGGCCCAAGGACTCGCAGGCCTGCGTGTATGCGGGGCTGTGCTTTGCCCGCTGCGCGCGGCTGGAAGAGGCTGCCCGCGTGTGGGAGGATTTTTTCGACCTCAAGAATGTGGAACTCCTGCGGGAATTGAACATTCAGAAAGGATTGATCCTTTCCGGCGATGCCGGGCACCATGACGCCGTGGCCGAAGCAGTGGAAGCCGTGCTCGACGCATAG
- a CDS encoding glucose-6-phosphate isomerase, whose amino-acid sequence MPDILDWSGSDLERLELEAFEGRSNEMAARMREEVAAGRLPFLSMPYMDGLLEQLDGLQDYLAGFEHMLLLGIGGSALGARALQKAFFPRQDQPCHDGPWLWIADNVDSYALESYMAKLPPEKTVVVTVSKSGGTIETVGQYFIIRDWMRGRIGDDWTEHMLLVTDEKAGFLRKEADENAIRTLPVPDNLGGRYSVLSAVGLVPALFLGMDVRALVDGAREMAAPLADPGLDGEALAKLPSFDLAVWANGLMRAGYDQLIFFSYIPLWASFGDWFAQLWAESLGKEGKGSQPIAAIGATDQHSVNQMFLDGPRNKACLFLTCPTLPAGPRFPENLPDAFDYVRGKEFGELIQAEGMGTRMALQKNGVPLVEMRMEHDDPRQAGKLIALLGAATILAGWLMDINPLDQPAVELGKRLAKARLGADGLPEETADLADFLTSQRDEREF is encoded by the coding sequence ATGCCCGATATTCTGGATTGGAGCGGATCGGATCTGGAACGATTGGAACTTGAGGCTTTTGAGGGTCGCAGCAACGAAATGGCCGCACGCATGCGCGAGGAAGTGGCGGCCGGGCGGCTGCCGTTTCTGAGCATGCCCTACATGGACGGGTTGCTGGAGCAGCTGGACGGGCTGCAGGACTATCTGGCCGGGTTCGAGCACATGCTGCTGCTGGGCATCGGCGGGTCGGCCCTTGGCGCGCGCGCCCTGCAAAAGGCGTTTTTCCCGCGTCAGGACCAGCCCTGCCACGACGGCCCGTGGCTCTGGATAGCGGACAACGTTGATTCCTATGCGCTGGAATCCTACATGGCCAAGCTGCCCCCGGAAAAGACCGTGGTGGTCACGGTTTCCAAGTCCGGCGGCACCATCGAGACCGTGGGCCAGTATTTCATCATCCGCGACTGGATGCGCGGCCGCATCGGCGACGACTGGACCGAGCACATGCTGCTGGTCACCGACGAAAAAGCCGGGTTCCTGCGCAAGGAGGCGGACGAAAACGCCATCCGCACCCTGCCGGTTCCCGACAATCTCGGCGGGCGCTATTCCGTGCTTTCCGCCGTGGGACTGGTTCCGGCCCTGTTTTTGGGCATGGATGTGCGGGCGCTGGTGGATGGTGCCCGGGAAATGGCCGCGCCGCTTGCAGACCCGGGACTGGATGGCGAAGCCTTGGCGAAGCTGCCGAGTTTTGATCTGGCGGTGTGGGCCAACGGCCTGATGCGGGCCGGTTATGACCAACTGATATTTTTCTCCTATATCCCGCTGTGGGCCTCGTTCGGGGACTGGTTTGCCCAGCTCTGGGCCGAGAGCCTCGGCAAGGAAGGCAAGGGCAGCCAGCCCATTGCGGCCATCGGTGCCACGGACCAGCATTCCGTGAACCAGATGTTTCTGGACGGGCCGCGCAACAAGGCCTGCCTGTTTCTGACCTGCCCGACCCTGCCCGCAGGGCCGAGGTTCCCGGAAAACCTGCCCGACGCGTTCGACTACGTTCGCGGCAAGGAGTTCGGCGAGCTGATTCAGGCCGAAGGGATGGGAACGCGCATGGCGCTCCAGAAGAACGGCGTGCCTCTTGTGGAAATGCGCATGGAGCACGATGACCCCCGTCAGGCCGGAAAGCTGATCGCGCTGTTGGGCGCGGCCACCATCCTTGCGGGCTGGCTCATGGATATCAACCCGCTGGACCAGCCCGCCGTCGAGTTGGGCAAGCGTCTGGCAAAGGCGCGCCTCGGCGCGGACGGGCTGCCCGAGGAAACCGCCGATCTTGCGGATTTTCTGACCTCGCAGCGCGACGAACGGGAGTTCTAG